A DNA window from Salvelinus sp. IW2-2015 unplaced genomic scaffold, ASM291031v2 Un_scaffold3153, whole genome shotgun sequence contains the following coding sequences:
- the npffl gene encoding pro-FMRFamide-related neuropeptide FF like codes for MNVDTALWVVLVGLILAMAGVGQCLQEERGVENNILPGESGEALEGEHADGFNELDDRLLAAVIHSLLQRNTRNPSVLHQPQRFGRDSRGDLLMGDRIQSRDWEQAPGHIWGMAVPQRFGKK; via the exons ATGAACGTGGACACAGCGCTGTGGGTGGTCCTGGTGGGTCTGATCCTAGCCATGGCTGGGGTGGGTCAGTGTCTgcaggaggagaggggtgtgGAGAACAACATTCTGCCGGGGGAATCAGGAGAGGCGCTG GAGGGTGAGCACGCGGACGGGTTTAACGAGTTGGACGATCGTCTCCTAGCCGCTGTGATTCACTCTCTGCTCCAGAGAAACACCAGGAACCCCTCTGTTCTCCACCAGCCTCAGAG GTTTGGTCGTGACAGCAGAGGAGACCTGCTGATGGGGGACAGGATACAGTCCAGAGACTGGGAGCAGGCTCCAGGACATATCTGGGGCATGGCTGTGCCGCAGAGATTTGGCAAGAAATAG